The following are encoded in a window of Acidobacteriota bacterium genomic DNA:
- the msrA gene encoding peptide-methionine (S)-S-oxide reductase MsrA translates to MLFANPASLRMPDADSALPGRDEPMPVSRQHFVHGRPIVPPFPEGTEQVLFGMGCFWGAEKAFWNVEGVYTTAVGYAGGLTRNATYREVCSGGTGHAEVVLVVYESRALPFDRLLSIFWENHDPTQGMRQGNDVGTQYRSTVYVAGDERVRVAEASRDRYAPLLAGAGYGPVTTEIREAPPFYYAEEYHQQYLAKNPFGYCGHGGTGVSCPVGVVRETPAR, encoded by the coding sequence ATGCTGTTCGCCAACCCGGCCAGTCTTCGGATGCCGGACGCCGACTCGGCGCTTCCGGGCCGCGACGAGCCGATGCCGGTGTCGCGGCAACACTTCGTGCATGGCCGGCCGATCGTCCCGCCTTTCCCCGAGGGGACGGAGCAGGTGCTCTTCGGGATGGGTTGTTTCTGGGGCGCGGAGAAGGCGTTCTGGAACGTCGAGGGGGTCTACACGACCGCCGTGGGCTACGCGGGCGGACTGACCCGGAACGCGACCTACCGCGAGGTGTGCAGCGGCGGGACGGGCCACGCGGAGGTGGTCCTGGTGGTCTACGAATCGCGAGCGCTGCCGTTCGACCGCCTCCTGTCGATCTTCTGGGAGAACCATGACCCGACGCAGGGGATGCGCCAGGGGAACGACGTCGGCACGCAGTACCGCTCCACCGTCTACGTGGCGGGCGACGAGCGGGTGCGAGTCGCCGAGGCGTCGCGCGACCGCTACGCGCCGCTCCTGGCCGGAGCGGGCTACGGGCCGGTCACGACCGAGATCCGCGAGGCGCCGCCGTTCTACTACGCCGAGGAGTACCACCAGCAGTACCTGGCCAAGAATCCGTTCGGTTACTGCGGCCATGGCGGGACCGGCGTCTCCTGCCCGGTCGGGGTGGTGAGGGAGACCCCCGCACGTTGA
- a CDS encoding mercuric reductase, whose protein sequence is MTTTTSLIEPDDSFNRLLTANVHPADWRNPTPDGRYNLVVVGAGTAGLICASVAAGLGARVALVERHLMGGDCLNVGCVPSKGMIRAARVWASARDAAVFGLTFPGGVERDFGVAMERMRRLRSTISAVDSAERYRGLGVDVYLGDGQFTGPDALQVGDATLHFARAAICTGGRATAPPIPGLAEAGYLTNETIFSLTELPPRLAVIGAGPIGCEMAQAFARFGSDVTAFEQAGHILPREDPDAAEVVQDRMTRDGVRFLFNTTVESVEPGPAGGRGEKRIRYTEGGETRDVTVDAILVSVGRAPNVENLGLEAAGVAFDRTGVTVDRYLHTTNPRIYAAGDICFPFKFTHTADAMAQIVIQNALFPHPFGLGRRTTDSLIIPWCTYTEPEIAHVGMYETDANAKDIAVETFTQPLAEVDRAMLDGEDAGFARVLVERGSDRILGATIVAADAGNLISEVTVAMQARAGLSTIGAAIHPYPTQAEAWRKVANQLRRARFSPRQKAFLTRLFTWSR, encoded by the coding sequence GTGACGACGACCACCTCCCTGATCGAGCCCGACGACTCGTTCAACCGCTTGCTGACAGCGAACGTTCATCCCGCCGATTGGCGGAATCCGACCCCCGACGGACGGTACAACCTGGTCGTGGTGGGCGCCGGCACCGCCGGACTGATCTGCGCCTCGGTGGCGGCGGGCCTCGGTGCGAGGGTCGCGCTGGTCGAACGCCACCTGATGGGAGGCGACTGCCTCAACGTCGGCTGCGTCCCGTCGAAGGGAATGATCCGCGCAGCGCGGGTGTGGGCGTCCGCACGCGACGCGGCCGTCTTCGGACTCACATTTCCGGGCGGCGTCGAACGGGACTTCGGCGTGGCCATGGAACGCATGCGCCGGCTGCGGTCGACAATCAGTGCCGTCGATTCCGCCGAGCGCTACCGCGGACTGGGCGTCGACGTTTATCTGGGGGACGGACAGTTCACCGGGCCGGACGCGCTGCAGGTAGGCGACGCGACGTTGCACTTTGCCCGCGCTGCCATCTGCACCGGCGGGCGCGCCACGGCGCCGCCGATCCCGGGCCTCGCCGAGGCCGGCTATCTGACCAACGAGACCATTTTCTCGCTGACCGAGCTGCCGCCGCGTCTGGCGGTGATCGGCGCCGGTCCGATCGGCTGCGAGATGGCGCAGGCCTTCGCCCGCTTCGGCAGCGACGTGACGGCGTTCGAGCAGGCCGGACACATCCTTCCGCGCGAAGACCCGGACGCCGCCGAAGTGGTGCAGGACCGCATGACGCGAGACGGCGTCCGCTTCCTCTTCAACACGACCGTCGAGTCGGTCGAGCCCGGCCCGGCGGGCGGTAGGGGCGAGAAGCGCATTCGTTACACCGAGGGCGGCGAGACCCGTGACGTCACGGTAGACGCCATCCTCGTCAGCGTCGGGCGCGCGCCAAACGTGGAGAACCTCGGTCTCGAGGCGGCCGGCGTCGCGTTCGATCGGACCGGCGTCACGGTGGACCGCTACCTGCACACGACGAACCCGCGCATCTATGCCGCAGGCGACATCTGCTTTCCCTTCAAGTTCACCCACACCGCGGACGCGATGGCGCAGATCGTCATCCAGAACGCGCTGTTCCCGCATCCGTTCGGACTGGGACGCCGGACGACCGACAGCCTGATCATCCCCTGGTGCACGTACACCGAGCCGGAGATCGCCCACGTCGGGATGTACGAGACGGACGCGAATGCGAAGGACATCGCGGTCGAGACGTTCACCCAGCCGCTCGCCGAGGTGGACCGGGCGATGCTCGACGGCGAGGATGCCGGCTTCGCCCGCGTCCTGGTCGAGCGCGGATCGGATCGGATCCTGGGCGCGACGATCGTCGCGGCCGACGCCGGCAACCTGATCAGCGAGGTGACCGTCGCGATGCAGGCCCGCGCCGGACTGTCGACGATCGGCGCCGCGATCCATCCCTACCCCACGCAGGCCGAGGCCTGGCGCAAGGTCGCCAACCAGCTTCGCCGGGCCCGCTTCAGCCCCCGCCAGAAAGCGTTCCTCACCCGCCTCTTCACCTGGAGTCGCTAG
- a CDS encoding acyltransferase family protein, giving the protein MDCGAAVPETGGYAMTRFHDLDALRSVAMLLGIVLHAAAFLIPIDFWPVHEAYANDTPLVANVYAWLASAIHGFRMPLFFLISGFFTAMLWQARGLDRLLRHRLKRIGLPLLAGMFTIVPLVAWASFGSEFSLAAWPFAWLGGLAHLWFLWHILLLAGALVVVAKLGLRFRHSLWWLLIPLAFAPQYFMHEVVFGTDTADGVIPAARVIGYYAVFFAFGVFFFQRGMQVRRWWAVALMPALLLAFPVGMLLMENPIRESYAPWQWGAAAAAQLVYAWLMCFGSMGLFRWIASGERFWVRYLSDSSYWLYLAHLPLVVALQQVLAPLAMGPHLKFVLICTVVVASLLLVYQAGVRYTVIGNILNGPRTRRGTPPIPPMVPRPQPRT; this is encoded by the coding sequence ATGGACTGCGGAGCTGCGGTTCCGGAAACGGGAGGGTACGCCATGACCCGGTTTCATGATCTGGACGCGCTACGCAGTGTCGCCATGCTGCTGGGCATCGTGCTGCACGCCGCCGCCTTCCTCATACCTATCGACTTCTGGCCGGTGCACGAGGCGTACGCCAACGACACGCCGCTCGTAGCCAATGTCTACGCGTGGCTGGCCTCGGCCATTCACGGCTTCCGGATGCCGCTGTTCTTTCTGATCAGCGGCTTCTTCACGGCGATGCTGTGGCAGGCCCGGGGGCTGGATCGGCTGCTGCGCCACCGCCTCAAGCGCATCGGCCTGCCGCTGCTCGCAGGCATGTTCACGATAGTCCCGCTGGTGGCTTGGGCGTCCTTCGGCAGCGAGTTCTCGCTGGCGGCCTGGCCCTTCGCGTGGCTGGGCGGCCTGGCCCATCTCTGGTTCCTCTGGCACATCCTGCTCCTGGCGGGAGCGCTCGTCGTCGTCGCGAAGCTGGGCCTGCGGTTCCGCCATTCCCTGTGGTGGCTCCTGATCCCGCTGGCCTTCGCGCCGCAGTACTTCATGCACGAGGTCGTGTTCGGGACGGACACGGCGGACGGCGTGATCCCGGCGGCGCGCGTGATCGGTTACTACGCCGTGTTCTTCGCGTTCGGGGTGTTCTTCTTCCAGCGCGGGATGCAGGTGCGGCGGTGGTGGGCCGTCGCACTCATGCCGGCCCTCTTGCTGGCGTTTCCGGTCGGCATGCTCCTGATGGAAAACCCCATCCGGGAGTCTTATGCCCCCTGGCAATGGGGCGCTGCTGCGGCGGCGCAGCTCGTCTACGCCTGGCTGATGTGCTTCGGATCGATGGGGTTGTTCCGCTGGATCGCGTCGGGGGAACGCTTCTGGGTGCGCTACCTGTCGGACTCTTCCTACTGGCTGTATCTGGCCCACCTCCCGCTCGTAGTCGCCCTCCAGCAGGTACTCGCGCCCCTGGCGATGGGCCCGCACCTGAAGTTCGTCCTGATCTGCACCGTGGTCGTCGCCAGCTTGCTGCTGGTCTACCAGGCGGGCGTTCGCTATACGGTGATCGGGAACATCCTGAACGGGCCGCGCACGCGCCGCGGAACCCCGCCGATCCCGCCGATGGTTCCCCGCCCGCAGCCGCGGACGTGA
- the soxC gene encoding sulfite dehydrogenase has product MPRNRERGISRRQLITTAATALAVTTLPSTRNALAQSADTTKAPGVPPSALGERSPHAPLSRGALTGGSSRTPLQDLHGMITPSDVHFERHHAGVPSVDPNDYQLLIHGLVDRPMIFTLDELKRFPATSRICFLECSGNYPQAAGPETKPENVAGMTATTEWTGVTLATLFREVGASPDATWFLAEGQDAAVMTRSVPMEKAWDDAMVAYAQNGEPLRPSQGYPARLLLPGWEGNSNVKWLRRLELADQPFMTREETSKYTDPMVDGTARQFSFVFDARSLITSPAYPEVVEPGWIEIRGIAWSGRGAIAQVDISTDGGGTWEPARLQEPVLRQAHVRFRHVWQWDGSETAIMSRATDDTGYVQPTRAQLREQRGRRARRYHLNPITAWRIQPDGHVFYREEEPWDA; this is encoded by the coding sequence ATGCCACGCAACCGCGAGCGGGGGATCTCCCGCCGCCAGCTCATCACGACGGCCGCCACGGCGCTGGCCGTCACCACCCTCCCTTCCACCCGGAACGCTCTCGCCCAGTCCGCCGACACCACCAAAGCCCCAGGCGTTCCTCCCAGTGCCCTCGGCGAACGCTCGCCGCACGCGCCGCTTTCCCGCGGCGCCCTGACCGGCGGCTCATCCCGGACGCCACTACAGGACCTGCACGGCATGATCACGCCGTCCGACGTCCACTTCGAACGTCACCACGCCGGCGTGCCGTCGGTCGACCCGAACGACTACCAGTTGCTGATTCACGGCCTGGTCGACCGCCCGATGATCTTCACGCTCGACGAACTGAAACGCTTCCCCGCCACGTCGCGCATCTGCTTCCTCGAGTGCTCCGGCAATTACCCGCAGGCGGCCGGACCCGAGACGAAACCGGAAAACGTCGCCGGCATGACGGCGACGACCGAGTGGACCGGCGTCACGCTCGCGACCCTCTTCCGCGAGGTGGGAGCGAGCCCCGATGCCACCTGGTTCCTCGCCGAGGGTCAGGACGCCGCCGTCATGACGCGGAGCGTCCCCATGGAAAAGGCATGGGACGACGCGATGGTCGCCTACGCCCAGAACGGCGAGCCGCTCCGCCCGTCGCAGGGCTATCCGGCGCGGCTGCTGCTGCCCGGTTGGGAAGGGAACTCGAACGTCAAGTGGCTACGCCGGCTGGAGCTGGCCGACCAGCCGTTCATGACGCGTGAGGAGACCTCCAAGTACACCGACCCGATGGTCGACGGTACGGCGCGGCAATTCAGCTTCGTCTTCGACGCGCGCTCGCTGATCACGTCGCCGGCGTACCCCGAGGTCGTGGAGCCGGGCTGGATCGAAATCCGGGGCATCGCCTGGTCGGGCCGCGGCGCCATCGCACAGGTGGACATCAGCACGGACGGCGGCGGCACCTGGGAGCCGGCGCGCCTGCAGGAGCCGGTCCTCCGCCAGGCGCACGTCCGTTTCCGTCACGTCTGGCAGTGGGACGGCAGCGAAACCGCGATCATGAGCCGCGCGACCGACGACACCGGCTACGTCCAGCCGACGCGCGCGCAACTCCGGGAGCAGCGAGGCCGCCGGGCCCGGCGCTACCACCTCAACCCGATAACCGCCTGGCGCATCCAGCCCGACGGACACGTCTTCTACCGCGAGGAGGAACCGTGGGACGCGTGA
- a CDS encoding cytochrome c, with protein sequence MTDAAPANTGAGTDAPAGHPDRFGFGREATHEEIAAWDIDVMPDGTGLPEGEGTHADGTPLYLRHCASCHGRTGEGGSAEPLVGYEPETAPPFGPRYEEWRGDGADVPFTVGNYWPYATTLFDYIRRAMPSNAPGTLSSDEVYALTAWLLAENGIIGEDAAMNATTLPQVAMPARDVFVPQER encoded by the coding sequence ATGACCGATGCCGCGCCCGCGAACACCGGCGCCGGCACGGACGCGCCGGCCGGCCATCCCGATCGCTTCGGCTTCGGCCGCGAGGCGACGCACGAGGAGATCGCCGCCTGGGACATCGACGTCATGCCTGACGGCACCGGCCTCCCGGAGGGCGAAGGGACCCACGCCGACGGCACGCCGCTCTACCTTCGCCACTGCGCCAGTTGCCACGGCCGGACCGGCGAGGGCGGCAGCGCCGAACCGCTCGTCGGCTACGAACCGGAGACCGCGCCTCCCTTCGGGCCGCGCTACGAGGAATGGCGCGGCGACGGCGCGGACGTCCCGTTCACGGTGGGGAACTATTGGCCCTACGCCACGACGCTCTTCGACTACATCCGGAGAGCGATGCCGTCGAACGCTCCGGGCACGCTCTCGAGCGACGAGGTCTACGCGCTGACCGCCTGGCTTCTGGCCGAGAACGGCATCATCGGGGAGGACGCGGCCATGAACGCCACCACCCTGCCTCAGGTGGCGATGCCCGCGCGGGACGTCTTCGTACCGCAGGAACGGTAG
- a CDS encoding ATP-binding protein codes for MTSLLGPRQCGKTTLARQFAAARSATFFDLESEQDVRRLTNPELVLGVLDGLVVIDEVQRMPQLFNVLRVLVDRPGTRSRFLILGSASPGIVQGVSESLAGRVEFIDMAGFDLREAGADAWRTLWLRGGLPRSYLAPSGDDSHSWRRAYIRTFLERDIPQLGITIPAAALERFWTMLAHWHGQTWNASSLGRSMSASDKTVRGYLDLLTGAFMVRQLQPWYQNVAKRQVKAPKVYLRDTGILHALLGIRDESGLFSHPRLGPSWEGFVVEQILSTLDADQAWFWAAHGGGELDLLVVHDGRRIGFEVKFNEAPKVSAQLRSVADILGLDHLFVVCPTNDSYPVDRDLTILAAADVPTLPDRVARLSGSA; via the coding sequence ATCACTTCGTTGCTGGGACCGCGGCAGTGCGGCAAGACGACACTTGCCCGTCAGTTCGCGGCAGCGCGAAGCGCCACTTTCTTCGATCTGGAATCCGAGCAGGACGTTCGACGCCTCACCAATCCCGAGCTGGTCCTCGGGGTGCTCGACGGCCTGGTCGTGATCGACGAAGTCCAGCGCATGCCGCAGCTCTTCAACGTGCTGCGCGTGCTTGTGGACCGCCCCGGCACAAGATCGCGCTTCCTGATCCTGGGTAGCGCGTCACCCGGCATCGTGCAGGGCGTTTCCGAGTCTCTCGCGGGTCGGGTCGAGTTCATCGACATGGCCGGCTTCGACCTCCGAGAGGCCGGTGCCGACGCCTGGCGAACGCTCTGGCTGCGCGGCGGACTTCCCAGGTCGTATCTCGCACCGTCCGGCGACGACAGCCATTCCTGGCGCCGGGCCTACATACGCACGTTCCTGGAACGCGACATCCCGCAACTGGGCATCACCATTCCGGCAGCGGCCCTGGAGCGGTTCTGGACCATGCTGGCGCACTGGCACGGCCAGACGTGGAACGCTTCCAGCCTGGGACGTTCGATGAGTGCTTCCGACAAGACGGTCCGCGGTTATTTGGATCTGCTGACCGGTGCCTTCATGGTCCGCCAGCTCCAGCCTTGGTACCAGAACGTCGCCAAGCGCCAGGTCAAGGCGCCCAAGGTCTATCTGCGTGACACCGGTATTCTGCACGCGTTGCTGGGCATTCGAGACGAGAGTGGCCTCTTCAGTCATCCGCGCCTCGGACCGTCCTGGGAGGGCTTCGTAGTCGAACAGATTCTGTCTACGCTGGACGCCGATCAAGCGTGGTTCTGGGCGGCGCATGGTGGTGGCGAACTTGATCTGCTGGTAGTGCACGACGGCCGCCGAATCGGATTCGAAGTGAAGTTCAACGAGGCGCCCAAGGTCAGCGCCCAGTTGCGTAGCGTTGCCGACATCCTCGGACTCGATCACCTGTTCGTTGTCTGTCCAACGAACGACAGCTACCCGGTGGACCGAGATCTCACGATCCTGGCCGCCGCGGACGTGCCCACCCTTCCCGATCGCGTCGCGAGACTCTCGGGGAGTGCCTAG
- the ggt gene encoding gamma-glutamyltransferase yields MSRGTLAVAAMLGITLVGSDFGMQMQAQSQEALGHGYSRPARSVHGSRSEVIAPNGMVAASQPLAAQVGLEVLKSGGNAIDAAVAVNAMLGLVEPHMNGIGGDLLAILWDAETEQLYALNGTGRAPYEITRETLANQGYERMPGTGPLTWTVPGAVDAWSELLDRFGTMELGELLQPSIDYARNGFPVSEIIQGQWAASMPSLQEWPTSAATYLPSGRPPAVGELFKNPQLADAYEQIAEGGRDAFYRGEIARKIVAFSEANGGYFTMADFEDHTSDWIEPVSTNYRGYDIWEVPPNSSGILALMILNIMEGYDIASLGHNSAEALHLYTEAKKLVWADRNTYVADADANELPTRQLISKPYAEARRKLIDEQRAATAVTPGNPFEYSDTVYLTVVDKDRNAISLIESIFGSFGSKIVPGDLGFALQNRGSGFTLEEGHLNSLAPHKRSLHTNMPGFVTKDGKPFMPFGVMGGPMQPQGHWQVLSNIIDFGMNLQEAGDAARVRHSPSSRPGGTLAVEPGISDEVIAELRRRGHHVQRQGGGGMGGYQAIMIHPETGMLHGGTDPRKDGLVAGY; encoded by the coding sequence ATGTCAAGAGGAACACTGGCGGTGGCGGCTATGCTGGGAATCACGCTGGTCGGCTCCGACTTCGGAATGCAGATGCAGGCACAGTCGCAGGAGGCCCTCGGTCACGGCTACAGCCGTCCCGCCCGGAGCGTCCACGGCAGCCGTTCCGAGGTGATCGCCCCGAACGGGATGGTGGCGGCCAGCCAACCCCTCGCGGCGCAGGTGGGGCTCGAAGTCCTCAAGTCGGGCGGCAACGCCATCGATGCCGCGGTCGCCGTCAACGCGATGCTCGGACTTGTAGAGCCGCACATGAACGGGATCGGCGGCGATCTCCTCGCCATCCTCTGGGACGCCGAAACCGAGCAGCTTTACGCGCTGAACGGCACCGGCCGCGCCCCCTATGAGATCACCCGCGAAACCCTCGCCAACCAAGGCTACGAGCGGATGCCGGGCACCGGCCCGCTCACCTGGACGGTTCCGGGCGCGGTCGACGCCTGGAGCGAGCTGCTCGACCGCTTCGGCACGATGGAGCTGGGCGAACTGCTCCAGCCGTCGATCGATTACGCCCGCAACGGCTTCCCGGTCAGCGAGATCATCCAGGGGCAGTGGGCGGCGTCGATGCCGTCACTCCAGGAGTGGCCGACGTCGGCGGCGACGTATCTGCCGAGCGGCCGGCCGCCGGCGGTGGGCGAGCTGTTCAAGAACCCGCAACTCGCCGATGCCTACGAGCAGATCGCGGAGGGCGGCCGGGACGCGTTCTACCGCGGCGAGATCGCCCGGAAGATCGTCGCGTTCAGCGAGGCGAACGGCGGCTACTTCACGATGGCCGACTTCGAGGACCACACCTCGGACTGGATCGAGCCGGTCAGCACGAACTACCGCGGCTACGACATCTGGGAGGTGCCGCCCAACAGCTCCGGCATCCTCGCGCTGATGATCCTGAACATCATGGAGGGCTACGACATCGCGTCGCTCGGCCACAACAGCGCCGAGGCGCTCCACCTCTACACGGAAGCGAAGAAGCTGGTCTGGGCGGACCGCAACACCTACGTCGCCGACGCGGACGCGAACGAGCTTCCGACGCGGCAGCTTATTTCGAAACCGTACGCGGAAGCGCGCCGCAAGCTGATCGACGAGCAGCGAGCGGCAACCGCGGTGACGCCCGGCAATCCGTTCGAGTACAGCGATACCGTCTACCTGACCGTCGTCGACAAGGACCGGAACGCCATCTCCCTCATCGAGAGCATCTTCGGCAGCTTCGGTTCGAAGATCGTTCCCGGCGACCTCGGCTTCGCGCTCCAGAACCGCGGCTCCGGCTTCACGCTCGAGGAGGGTCACCTTAACTCGCTTGCGCCCCACAAGCGCTCGCTCCACACCAACATGCCCGGCTTCGTCACCAAGGACGGGAAGCCGTTCATGCCGTTCGGCGTGATGGGTGGTCCGATGCAGCCGCAGGGCCACTGGCAGGTCCTGTCGAACATCATCGACTTCGGCATGAACCTGCAGGAGGCGGGCGACGCGGCGCGCGTCCGCCACAGCCCGAGCAGCCGGCCGGGCGGCACGCTGGCCGTCGAGCCGGGCATCTCCGACGAGGTCATCGCCGAGCTCCGGCGCCGCGGCCACCATGTTCAGCGGCAGGGCGGCGGCGGCATGGGGGGCTACCAGGCGATCATGATCCACCCGGAGACGGGCATGCTCCACGGTGGCACGGATCCCCGCAAGGACGGCCTGGTCGCGGGGTACTAG
- a CDS encoding transketolase encodes MPSDSPTITALEQVALRLRIASIRATSRAGSGHPSSCCSAADVVAALFFARLRFDPRNPQHEDNDRFVLSKGHAAPLLYAAWAEAGYVATDELLNLRAIDSDLEGHPTPRLPFVDVATGSLGQGICAAIGIALNARRIGSDYRTYALIGDGESAEGSVWEAAQVAQRYGLDNLCAITDVNGYGQSRATQWGHDMEAYRARWEAFGWRAIVIDGHDMPQIVDALDEAAGTRGRPTMILARTLKGKGVVLIEGKDGWHGKPIPPGEPLDAALAELERQRIAGAAAPVIPPPPTRAASASAAPPDGPPRLPAPPSYALGDKVATRAAYGVALAALGTADPRVVALDADVSNSTFSQDFEAAHADRFYETYIAEQVMAGMAMGFASRGAIPFPSTFAAFLTRAADFVRMAGIGGMNITFAGSHAGVSIGEDGPSQMALEDLAMMRAVPGCAVLYPCDGVSAARLVEAAAGYEGMAYIRTTRPATPVIYGPDEAFPIGGSKVVRESPNDAATVVAVGITLFEALKAHEQLAAEGIALRVIDAYSVQPIDHATLRAAARQTGNRLITVEDHYAAGGLGDAVSEAVAPHGIAVERLAVREVPRSGPAAALLDRYGISANRIAAAVRRQVAAGSP; translated from the coding sequence GTGCCGTCCGACTCGCCCACGATCACCGCACTCGAACAGGTCGCCCTCCGGCTCCGCATCGCGTCCATTCGCGCCACGAGCCGGGCGGGCAGCGGGCACCCCTCAAGCTGCTGCTCCGCCGCGGACGTCGTCGCCGCGCTCTTCTTCGCCCGGCTGCGCTTCGATCCGCGCAATCCGCAACACGAGGACAACGATCGCTTCGTCCTGTCGAAGGGCCACGCGGCCCCGCTCCTCTATGCCGCCTGGGCGGAAGCGGGTTACGTGGCGACGGACGAACTGCTCAATCTGCGGGCCATCGATTCCGACCTGGAAGGCCACCCGACGCCGCGGCTGCCGTTCGTCGACGTCGCGACCGGCTCGCTCGGCCAAGGGATCTGCGCCGCGATCGGCATCGCCCTGAACGCGCGGCGGATCGGTTCGGACTACCGCACCTACGCGCTGATCGGCGACGGCGAGTCGGCGGAGGGATCGGTCTGGGAGGCGGCGCAGGTGGCGCAACGCTACGGGCTCGACAACCTCTGTGCCATCACCGACGTCAACGGCTACGGCCAGAGCCGCGCGACGCAGTGGGGCCACGACATGGAGGCCTACCGGGCGCGGTGGGAGGCGTTCGGCTGGCGCGCGATCGTCATCGATGGCCACGACATGCCCCAGATCGTCGACGCGCTCGATGAAGCGGCGGGCACTCGCGGCCGGCCGACGATGATCCTGGCGCGCACGTTGAAAGGGAAGGGCGTCGTCCTCATCGAGGGCAAGGACGGCTGGCACGGCAAGCCGATTCCGCCGGGGGAGCCGCTCGACGCCGCGCTCGCGGAACTCGAGAGGCAGCGCATTGCGGGAGCAGCGGCCCCCGTGATCCCGCCGCCGCCCACCCGCGCGGCCTCCGCTTCGGCCGCGCCGCCGGATGGCCCGCCGCGGCTGCCGGCCCCTCCTTCCTACGCGCTGGGCGACAAGGTGGCGACGCGCGCCGCGTACGGCGTTGCCCTGGCCGCGCTCGGCACCGCCGATCCGCGGGTTGTAGCCCTCGACGCCGACGTCAGCAATTCCACCTTCAGCCAAGACTTCGAGGCGGCGCACGCCGACCGTTTCTACGAGACGTACATCGCGGAGCAGGTGATGGCCGGCATGGCGATGGGCTTCGCGAGCCGCGGCGCCATCCCGTTTCCGTCGACGTTCGCCGCGTTCCTGACGCGCGCCGCCGACTTCGTCCGGATGGCGGGCATCGGCGGGATGAACATCACGTTCGCGGGATCCCACGCCGGGGTGTCCATCGGCGAGGACGGCCCGTCGCAGATGGCGCTGGAAGACCTCGCGATGATGCGCGCGGTGCCGGGCTGCGCCGTGTTGTATCCGTGCGACGGGGTGAGTGCCGCGCGCCTCGTCGAGGCGGCGGCGGGCTACGAGGGGATGGCGTACATCCGGACTACGCGGCCGGCGACGCCCGTGATCTACGGCCCGGACGAGGCGTTCCCGATCGGCGGCTCCAAGGTGGTGCGCGAGTCGCCGAACGACGCTGCGACCGTGGTCGCCGTTGGCATCACGTTGTTCGAGGCGCTCAAGGCGCACGAGCAGCTCGCCGCGGAGGGGATCGCGCTGCGCGTCATCGACGCCTACTCGGTTCAGCCCATCGATCACGCCACGCTGCGCGCCGCCGCGCGGCAGACCGGCAACCGCCTCATCACCGTCGAGGACCACTACGCCGCGGGTGGCCTGGGCGACGCCGTCAGCGAAGCCGTGGCTCCTCACGGCATCGCCGTCGAACGCCTGGCCGTCCGCGAAGTGCCCCGAAGCGGGCCTGCCGCCGCCCTCCTCGATCGCTACGGGATCTCCGCCAACCGCATCGCCGCCGCCGTTCGCAGGCAGGTTGCGGCTGGTTCACCGTAG